CTCGCACTGAATCTTCGACTGCCCGGTTCCACTTCACGGTGGAAGCGGGCAGTTTTTTTTTGCGTTAGACGAGGCGTTGCCTGGGGGCAGCGTGAAAAACGTTCGAATAAGACCGGGCGGCTTGCGCCGCACCACGACGAAAAATGCCGTGAGGGGCCAGCGTCCATGTTCTGGCTCGCGAAATTCAACCCCCTCGTGAAAGACGGCCCCTCGTGAAAGACGGCCTTGCTCACACGCCGACGCGACCGTTCGCCAAGCACCCGTGCGAGTCTAGCACCACTGCGTAATGCTGCGGCGATACAGTTCGATGCCCTTTTCAATCTGTTCGATCGAGATCCATTCGTCCGCGGTGTGAGCCTGGGCGATATTGCCTGGCCCGCACACCAATCGCTGGTTCAGTTCACCGAACAATCCGCCATCGGTCGCATAGCACTTTGTCGTCGGAGTGACCCCCGCTAATTCGCACATCGTTTGGACGCACGGGGCGTTGGCGTCAACCCAAATGGGATCGCAACCGACAAGCGGGCGGAATTCGAGCCCAAGGGTTTCGGCATGTCGCCGAGCTTCGTCGATCAAGTCACTGCCGTCGACCTCGGGCATCGTCCGCAGGCTGACCCATGCTTCGCTCTTCGGAGCGGTGATGTTGATCGCGGTACCGTGATCGGTAAATCCAAAATTCCATGACAGGGTCGGCGGATCAAAGCGGCGGTCTTGATAGCGTGGCTCGCGCAGCGTTCGCTCGTTCAGTTCGGCGATCTTTTGCAGCATGGGTACCATGGCGACATTCGCATTGATGCCTTCGGCGGTACTGCTGTGGGCCGCCCGGCCGCGGCTGATGATGCGAAATCCAGTGATGCCTTTATGCGCATGGACCACACCAAGTTCGGTCGGTTCTCCGATGATGGCGACCGGCTGGGCCGCGACGATTTCGCGATAGGCCGTCGACGACTCGACCAGATGCCGTGCGCCTTGAAACCCCGTCTCTTCGTCCGCAGTACAAACCACCCACAGCGGATGTTTTTGTGATGAGCGAGGGACCTGGGCGATGGCAGCGAGAAACGCAACCAACGAACCTTTCATGTCGCACGCGCCACGTCCATACACACGGTCATGGGCAAGCGTGGCTGTAAAAGCGTCTCCCGGCGAATCAGGATCCGGCCCGACCCAATTCTGGGCTGGGACGACATCGGTATGGCAAAAGTAGGCCAGCCCCGCGTCTGGCGTTCCGCCAGCGCCATCCGGCATTCGCTTTGCAACGATGTTTGCTTTGCGAACTCCCCTGTTGTCGACGTAAGTGGTCAATTCGGTGTCGAAACCAAGTGACC
The sequence above is drawn from the Novipirellula caenicola genome and encodes:
- a CDS encoding M20 family metallopeptidase produces the protein MKNATREALDILSRLIAFPSISSASNVDISEFVDTHLRSLGFDTELTTYVDNRGVRKANIVAKRMPDGAGGTPDAGLAYFCHTDVVPAQNWVGPDPDSPGDAFTATLAHDRVYGRGACDMKGSLVAFLAAIAQVPRSSQKHPLWVVCTADEETGFQGARHLVESSTAYREIVAAQPVAIIGEPTELGVVHAHKGITGFRIISRGRAAHSSTAEGINANVAMVPMLQKIAELNERTLREPRYQDRRFDPPTLSWNFGFTDHGTAINITAPKSEAWVSLRTMPEVDGSDLIDEARRHAETLGLEFRPLVGCDPIWVDANAPCVQTMCELAGVTPTTKCYATDGGLFGELNQRLVCGPGNIAQAHTADEWISIEQIEKGIELYRRSITQWC